One Streptomyces drozdowiczii DNA segment encodes these proteins:
- a CDS encoding class II aldolase/adducin family protein, producing MSDGRHDAIARGWEAVVATARRTAAEGLVVGTSGNVSLRVGDTVLVTPSGVPYDRLRPEDLTGVDAEGNQTFGTLAPTSELPLHLAVYRNTDARAVVHTHAVHATAVSTLVAEVPPVHYAAAMLGGTVRVAPYARYGTPELAANMLAALRDRTGCLLANHGTVTYGTTLDQAYDRTAQLEWLCHVWLTASAVPGRTPALLSETQLGEVREALKGYGQHG from the coding sequence ATGAGTGACGGACGGCACGACGCGATCGCCCGTGGATGGGAGGCGGTCGTCGCCACGGCACGCCGCACCGCGGCCGAGGGACTGGTCGTCGGAACCTCCGGAAACGTCTCGCTGCGGGTCGGCGACACGGTGCTGGTCACACCCAGCGGAGTGCCGTACGACCGGCTGCGCCCCGAGGACCTGACCGGCGTCGATGCGGAAGGCAACCAGACCTTCGGAACACTGGCCCCCACCAGCGAACTTCCCCTCCACCTCGCCGTCTACCGGAACACCGACGCGAGGGCTGTCGTGCACACCCACGCGGTCCACGCCACCGCCGTCTCCACCCTCGTCGCCGAGGTCCCCCCGGTCCACTACGCCGCCGCGATGCTCGGCGGCACGGTCCGCGTCGCCCCCTACGCCCGGTACGGCACGCCCGAACTCGCCGCGAACATGCTCGCCGCCCTCCGCGACCGCACCGGCTGCCTGCTCGCCAACCACGGCACCGTCACCTACGGCACCACCCTCGACCAGGCATACGACCGCACCGCCCAGCTCGAATGGCTCTGCCACGTCTGGCTCACCGCGAGCGCCGTGCCCGGCCGCACCCCGGCCCTGCTCTCGGAGACCCAGCTCGGCGAGGTCCGGGAGGCGCTGAAGGGCTACGGGCAGCACGGCTGA
- a CDS encoding cobalamin biosynthesis protein yields the protein MRADRIFAYGATAGLIGDLLLGDPRRGHPVAAFGRAAAAVEDRLWRDHRGRGALHTLICAGGAAGSAALAARALRRHPAASVALTAAATWSVLGGTSLGREARAIGGALAAGDVESARERLPHLCGRDPQALDGPGIARAVVESVAENTSDAVVGALVWGALAGVPGLVGFRAANTLDAMVGHKSPRYLRYGWASARLDDLAGWPGARLTALLAVASGGRPREAVRAWRADAAKHPSPNAGPVEAAFAGALGVRLGGTLAYGGRVEHRPVLNGEAGRAVETGDIERAVRLSRRVGVLALGVGVAARLGAGAVARRARRPRTPGRRAI from the coding sequence GTGCGTGCCGATCGCATCTTCGCGTACGGCGCCACCGCCGGCCTGATCGGCGACCTGCTGCTCGGTGACCCCCGCAGGGGCCACCCGGTCGCCGCCTTCGGGCGGGCCGCCGCGGCCGTCGAGGACCGGCTCTGGCGCGACCACCGCGGCCGGGGCGCCCTGCACACCCTGATCTGCGCCGGGGGCGCCGCCGGGTCCGCCGCGCTCGCCGCCCGCGCCCTGCGCCGCCACCCCGCCGCGTCCGTGGCCCTGACCGCCGCCGCCACCTGGTCCGTCCTCGGCGGTACGTCGCTGGGGCGCGAGGCCCGGGCCATCGGCGGCGCGCTCGCCGCCGGGGACGTCGAGTCGGCCCGGGAGCGGCTGCCGCACCTGTGCGGGCGCGACCCGCAGGCGCTGGACGGCCCCGGGATCGCGCGCGCCGTGGTGGAGTCCGTCGCCGAGAACACCTCGGACGCCGTGGTCGGCGCCCTCGTCTGGGGCGCCCTCGCCGGGGTCCCCGGGCTCGTCGGCTTCCGCGCCGCCAATACGCTCGACGCGATGGTCGGCCACAAGTCGCCCCGCTACCTGCGGTACGGCTGGGCATCGGCCCGGCTCGACGACCTCGCGGGCTGGCCCGGCGCCCGCCTCACCGCGCTGCTCGCCGTGGCCTCCGGCGGCCGGCCCCGGGAGGCCGTACGGGCCTGGCGGGCGGACGCCGCGAAGCACCCGAGCCCCAACGCGGGGCCCGTGGAGGCCGCGTTCGCCGGGGCGCTCGGCGTACGGCTCGGCGGGACCCTCGCCTACGGCGGGCGCGTCGAGCACCGGCCCGTGCTCAACGGGGAGGCCGGGCGGGCGGTGGAGACCGGCGACATCGAGCGCGCGGTGCGGCTCTCGCGCCGGGTGGGCGTGCTCGCCCTCGGCGTCGGCGTGGCCGCCCGGCTGGGCGCGGGGGCGGTCGCACGCCGGGCCCGCAGACCTCGTACACCTGGACGGAGAGCGATATGA
- a CDS encoding inorganic phosphate transporter translates to MEHITLLLAIVIVTALVFDFTNGFHDTANAMATTISTGALKPKTAVAMSAVLNLVGAFLSVEVAKTISGGIVNEDGLRTEVIFAALVGAILWNLLTWLVGLPSSSSHALFGGLIGAAVMSAGWSSVNGGTVVTKVLLPAVAAPIVAGVAALLATRLTYRIGGKIRNDAQEKATAKGYRAGQIASAGLVSLAHGTNDAQKTMGIITLALVTGGVLSPGSNPPVWVIVSAGLAIALGTYLGGWRIIRTMGSGLTELKPPQGFAAQTSAATVILASSHLGFSLSTTQSCSGAVMGAGLGRSGGVVRWSTATRMFVAWGLTLPAAGLVGAGAEFLTKQGTWGVVVVAALLVAGSGAIWVLSRRKPVGHGDVAPGTEDTAPAEPAGVVTQAIAAVSPPPTVAHDLAATIPAPAASVAADPARPATV, encoded by the coding sequence ATGGAACACATCACGCTGCTGCTCGCGATAGTGATCGTGACAGCTCTAGTGTTCGATTTCACGAACGGTTTCCACGACACCGCCAACGCGATGGCCACGACCATCTCGACCGGCGCACTCAAACCCAAGACGGCGGTCGCGATGTCCGCCGTTCTCAATCTGGTCGGCGCGTTCCTGTCCGTGGAGGTCGCCAAGACGATCTCCGGCGGGATCGTCAACGAGGACGGCCTCAGAACCGAGGTCATCTTCGCGGCGCTCGTCGGCGCCATCCTGTGGAATCTTCTGACCTGGCTGGTCGGGCTTCCGTCCAGCTCCTCCCACGCACTGTTCGGCGGCCTCATCGGCGCCGCGGTGATGTCCGCCGGCTGGTCGTCGGTCAACGGCGGCACCGTCGTCACCAAGGTGCTGCTGCCCGCCGTCGCCGCCCCGATCGTGGCCGGTGTGGCCGCGCTCCTGGCCACCAGGCTCACGTACCGGATCGGCGGGAAGATCCGTAACGACGCCCAGGAGAAGGCCACCGCCAAGGGCTACCGGGCGGGGCAGATCGCCTCGGCCGGGCTCGTCTCGCTCGCGCACGGCACCAACGACGCGCAGAAGACGATGGGCATCATCACCCTGGCCCTGGTCACCGGCGGCGTCCTCTCCCCCGGCTCCAACCCGCCGGTCTGGGTCATCGTCAGCGCCGGCCTGGCCATCGCGCTCGGCACGTACCTCGGCGGCTGGCGGATCATCCGCACCATGGGCAGCGGCCTGACCGAGCTGAAGCCCCCGCAGGGCTTCGCCGCCCAGACCAGCGCGGCCACCGTCATCCTGGCCTCCTCGCACCTCGGCTTCTCCCTCTCCACCACGCAGTCCTGCTCCGGGGCCGTGATGGGCGCGGGCCTCGGCCGGTCCGGGGGCGTGGTCCGCTGGTCCACCGCCACCCGGATGTTCGTCGCCTGGGGCCTGACCCTGCCGGCCGCCGGTCTGGTCGGGGCGGGCGCCGAGTTCCTGACGAAGCAGGGCACCTGGGGCGTCGTGGTCGTCGCGGCCCTCCTGGTCGCCGGCTCGGGGGCGATCTGGGTGCTGTCGCGCCGCAAGCCCGTCGGCCACGGCGATGTCGCGCCCGGCACCGAGGACACGGCCCCGGCCGAGCCCGCGGGCGTCGTCACCCAGGCCATCGCGGCCGTGAGCCCGCCGCCCACCGTGGCGCACGACCTCGCCGCCACCATTCCGGCGCCCGCCGCATCCGTCGCCGCCGATCCGGCCCGACCCGCCACGGTCTGA